A genomic window from Punica granatum isolate Tunisia-2019 chromosome 2, ASM765513v2, whole genome shotgun sequence includes:
- the LOC116196295 gene encoding uncharacterized protein LOC116196295 isoform X1 yields the protein MDFIAGTLFFFWVGMLLMLLCSVSGAEHYSSAVGDPGMRRDGLRIGFEAWNFCNEVGREAPGMGSPRAADCFDLLGSKHERRRKHREHRSINSTLRLKHRVTEADNKLGVGKSFSGLNPDALNDPDLYAAEKELYLGSLCEVNDTPRPWQFWTIMLKNGNFDTSSGLCPENGKKVQPFVSQNFPCFGIGCMNQPILHHQETHLLGNGTMMRGGFNGTYDLGYFGLGGEEDISYFEVIWEKKVGVGSWEFHHKLKTSSKYPWLMLYLRADATRGFSGGYHYDTSGMLKSLPESPNFKVRLTLDVKQGGGPKSQFYLMDIGSCWKNDGSPCDGDTLTDVTRYCEMIINPDTPSWCSPRSLPNCPLFHVTPGNRKIFRNDTANFPYSAYHYYCAPGNAQHLDGPTSTCDPYSNPQAQELVQLLPHPIWAKYGYPTKQGDGWIGDARTWELDVGALSSRLYFYQDPGTAPARRTWTSIDVGTEIFVSNQDEMAEWTLSDFDVLLTSVKS from the exons ATGGATTTCATTGCGGGAACTCTGTTCTTCTTCTGGGTGGGTATGCTGCTTATGCTGCTGTGCTCTGTTTCCGGTGCAGAGCACTACAGCTCGGCCGTGGGAGACCCCGGGATGAGAAGAGATGGGCTCAGAATCGGGTTCGAAGCTTGGAACTTCTGCAATGAAGTCGGGCGAGAAGCTCCCGGGATGGGAAGCCCGAGGGCTGCCGACTGCTTCGATCTCTTGGGAAGTAAGCATGAAAGGAGAAGGAAGCACAGAGAGCACCGCAGTATTA ATTCAACTCTGAGATTGAAGCACAGGGTGACAGAGGCTGACAACAAACTAGGAGTTGGCAAATCATTCTCCGGCCTAAACCCGGATGCCCTGAACGACCCCGATCTCTACGCTGCAGAGAAGGAGCTCTACTTAGGCTCATTATGTGAAGTCAATGACACTCCGAGACCATGGCAGTTCTGGACCATCATGCTTAAAAATGGAAACTTTGACACGAGCTCCGGTCTCTGCCCCGAGAACGGGAAAAAGGTGCAACCTTTTGTCTCGCAGAACTTTCCCTGCTTCGGGATCGGGTGTATGAACCAACCTATTCTTCATCATCAAGAAACACATTTGTTGGGCAATGGGACCATGATGAGAGGAGGCTTCAATGGAACTTATGATTTGGGTTACTTCGGGTTAGGTGGTGAAGAAGATATTTCTTACTTCGAAGTAATATGGGAGAAGAAGGTTGGTGTTGGCAGCTGGGAATTTCATCACAAGCTCAAGACTTCCAGTAAGTATCCATGGCTTATGCTCTACCTAAGAGCTGATGCCACCAGAGGGTTCTCCGGTGGGTACCACTACGATACCAGTGGGATGCTCAAATCT CTTCCAGAATCACCTAACTTCAAGGTGAGACTGACACTAGACGTCAAGCAAGGGGGAGGTCCCAAAAGCCAGTTTTACCTCATGGACATTGGCAGCTGCTGGAAGAATGATGGGTCGCCCTGTGATGGGGACACACTCACCGATGTCACAAGGTACTGTGAGATGATCATAAACCCCGACACGCCCTCCTGGTGCAGCCCTCGCAGCTTGCCAAACTGCCCTCTGTTCCACGTCACTCCCGGCAACAGAAAGATTTTCAGAAATGACACTGCCAACTTCCCTTACTCAGCCTATCACTACTACTGCGCTCCCGGGAACGCTCAGCACTTGGATGGCCCCACGAGCACCTGCGACCCCTATAGCAACCCTCAGGCGCAGGAGCTGGTTCAGTTGCTGCCTCACCCCATCTGGGCAAAGTACGGCTATCCCACAAAGCAAGGCGATGGTTGGATCGGAGATGCCAGAACTTGGGAGCTTGATGTTGGGGCGTTGTCTAGTAGGCTCTACTTCTATCAG GACCCCGGTACTGCTCCAGCAAGACGAACTTGGACTTCAATTGATGTGGGCACTGAAATTTTTGTCAGCAACCAAGATGAAATGGCGGAATGGACTCTCAGTGACTTCGACGTTCTTCTCACATCAGTGAAGTCATGA
- the LOC116195002 gene encoding pectinesterase 4-like translates to MGAKIVVSAVSIILVVGVAIGVVVTVHKNGSSSGSDKLSPQMKAISSMCDPTSYKEVCMQTLSSATNNGTTDPKELIKASINLIANNVQSSLNATKSLLASVNDPNIKWSLENCHKLHETASERLQKAIAAVTDSDLTGLGDRAAQVQNWLNPVISNTVTCIDELDDSPAKEQIKSIASNINKITDNALAILGELPKVLAAFDIKLNLTSFQTSRRLLQEDASTEYPSWFPVSDRKLMARGKRGGHPTGPRAVGIAPNAVVAQDGSGQFRTLADALNAYPKGHKGRYVVYVKAGVYQEFYVLTKEKVNVFIYGDGARRTIITGDKSVIKSHLKTSQTPTFAVEANGFIARDIGFTNTAGPDGEQAVALRVNADMCAFFSVRIDGYQDSLYVQSGLQFYRNCVISGTVDFIFGDSSTIIQNSLIIIRKGRKGNQNTVTAPGNEEQHETTALVLHNCRIVPEQLLVPEKFVIKSYLGRPWKKYAKSIIMETEIGDFIQPAGYLSWNGDQTGYFGEYGNRGPGADTSRRVNWRGFKIMGKADAEQYTVQRYLNVKVPWVRFTGIKYIPGLFRP, encoded by the exons atgggagCGAAGATTGTCGTATCAGCAGTGTCGATCATTCTGGTGGTCGGCGTTGCCATCGGAGTGGTTGTCACTGTCCACAAGAATGGCAGCAGCAGCGGGTCCGACAAGTTGAGCCCTCAGATGAAGGCCATCTCATCCATGTGTGACCCGACCAGCTACAAGGAGGTCTGCATGCAGACCCTCAGCTCGGCCACCAACAACGGCACCACCGACCCAAAGGAGCTCATCAAGGCCTCCATCAATCTCATCGCCAACAATGTCCAGAGCAGCCTCAACGCGACCAAGTCCTTGTTGGCATCCGTCAATGACCCCAAC ATCAAGTGGTCGCTTGAGAACTGCCACAAACTGCACGAGACCGCAAGCGAGAGGCTCCAGAAAGCCATCGCCGCGGTCACGGATAGCGACCTGACCGGGTTGGGCGATCGTGCTGCTCAGGTACAGAACTGGCTGAACCCAGTGATCTCAAACACGGTGACGTGCATTGACGAGTTGGACGACTCCCCTGCCAAGGAGCAGATCAAGAGCATTGCCTCCAACATCAATAAGATCACAGACAATGCCCTTGCAATCCTCGGCGAGTTGCCCAAGGTCCTCGCTGCATTCGACATCAAGTTGAACCTCACCTCCTTCCAGACCAGCAGGAGGCTTCTCCAGGAGGACGCATCCACTGAGTACCCCTCATGGTTCCCGGTTTCCGACAGGAAGTTGATGGCCCGTGGCAAGCGTGGAGGCCATCCCACTGGCCCCAGAGCCGTAGGTATCGCCCCCAATGCAGTGGTGGCCCAGGATGGTAGCGGCCAGTTCAGGACCCTTGCCGACGCCCTCAATGCCTACCCCAAGGGCCACAAGGGCAGATACGTTGTCTACGTGAAGGCTGGTGTCTACCAGGAGTTCTACGTCCTTACCAAGGAGAAGGTTAACGTGTTCATCTATGGAGATGGCGCAAGGAGGACCATCATCACCGGCGACAAGAGCGTCATTAAATCCCACTTGAAGACCTCCCAGACTCCCACCTTCG CCGTGGAAGCAAACGGATTCATCGCCAGGGACATCGGATTCACAAACACTGCTGGACCCGATGGAGAGCAGGCTGTGGCCCTCCGTGTGAATGCCGACATGTGCGCTTTCTTCAGCGTCAGGATTGACGGGTACCAAGACTCCCTGTACGTCCAGTCGGGCTTGCAGTTCTACCGCAACTGCGTCATCTCTGGAACTGTAGACTTCATCTTCGGTGACTCAAGCACCATCATCCAGAACTCCCTGATCATCATCCGCAAGGGCAGGAAGGGCAACCAGAACACCGTGACTGCCCCCGGGAATGAGGAGCAGCACGAAACCACCGCCCTTGTGCTCCACAACTGCAGGATCGTCCCTGAGCAGCTTCTTGTTCCTGAGAAGTTCGTCATCAAGAGCTACCTCGGCAGACCATGGAAGAAGTATGCCAAATCCATCATCATGGAGACGGAGATCGGGGACTTCATCCAGCCCGCTGGGTACCTATCCTGGAACGGTGACCAGACCGGCTACTTCGGGGAGTACGGAAACCGCGGTCCTGGAGCTGACACCAGCAGAAGGGTCAACTGGAGGGGATTCAAGATCATGGGCAAGGCTGATGCCGAGCAGTACACCGTCCAACGTTACCTTAACGTCAAGGTCCCATGGGTCCGCTTCACCGGGATCAAGTATATCCCTGGGCTGTTCAGGCCTTGA
- the LOC116196295 gene encoding uncharacterized protein LOC116196295 isoform X2, producing the protein MGSESGSKLGTSAMKSGEKLPGWEARGLPTASISWEVSMKGEGSTESTAVLVDSTLRLKHRVTEADNKLGVGKSFSGLNPDALNDPDLYAAEKELYLGSLCEVNDTPRPWQFWTIMLKNGNFDTSSGLCPENGKKVQPFVSQNFPCFGIGCMNQPILHHQETHLLGNGTMMRGGFNGTYDLGYFGLGGEEDISYFEVIWEKKVGVGSWEFHHKLKTSSKYPWLMLYLRADATRGFSGGYHYDTSGMLKSLPESPNFKVRLTLDVKQGGGPKSQFYLMDIGSCWKNDGSPCDGDTLTDVTRYCEMIINPDTPSWCSPRSLPNCPLFHVTPGNRKIFRNDTANFPYSAYHYYCAPGNAQHLDGPTSTCDPYSNPQAQELVQLLPHPIWAKYGYPTKQGDGWIGDARTWELDVGALSSRLYFYQDPGTAPARRTWTSIDVGTEIFVSNQDEMAEWTLSDFDVLLTSVKS; encoded by the exons ATGGGCTCAGAATCGGGTTCGAAGCTTGGAACTTCTGCAATGAAGTCGGGCGAGAAGCTCCCGGGATGGGAAGCCCGAGGGCTGCCGACTGCTTCGATCTCTTGGGAAGTAAGCATGAAAGGAGAAGGAAGCACAGAGAGCACCGCAGTATTAGTGG ATTCAACTCTGAGATTGAAGCACAGGGTGACAGAGGCTGACAACAAACTAGGAGTTGGCAAATCATTCTCCGGCCTAAACCCGGATGCCCTGAACGACCCCGATCTCTACGCTGCAGAGAAGGAGCTCTACTTAGGCTCATTATGTGAAGTCAATGACACTCCGAGACCATGGCAGTTCTGGACCATCATGCTTAAAAATGGAAACTTTGACACGAGCTCCGGTCTCTGCCCCGAGAACGGGAAAAAGGTGCAACCTTTTGTCTCGCAGAACTTTCCCTGCTTCGGGATCGGGTGTATGAACCAACCTATTCTTCATCATCAAGAAACACATTTGTTGGGCAATGGGACCATGATGAGAGGAGGCTTCAATGGAACTTATGATTTGGGTTACTTCGGGTTAGGTGGTGAAGAAGATATTTCTTACTTCGAAGTAATATGGGAGAAGAAGGTTGGTGTTGGCAGCTGGGAATTTCATCACAAGCTCAAGACTTCCAGTAAGTATCCATGGCTTATGCTCTACCTAAGAGCTGATGCCACCAGAGGGTTCTCCGGTGGGTACCACTACGATACCAGTGGGATGCTCAAATCT CTTCCAGAATCACCTAACTTCAAGGTGAGACTGACACTAGACGTCAAGCAAGGGGGAGGTCCCAAAAGCCAGTTTTACCTCATGGACATTGGCAGCTGCTGGAAGAATGATGGGTCGCCCTGTGATGGGGACACACTCACCGATGTCACAAGGTACTGTGAGATGATCATAAACCCCGACACGCCCTCCTGGTGCAGCCCTCGCAGCTTGCCAAACTGCCCTCTGTTCCACGTCACTCCCGGCAACAGAAAGATTTTCAGAAATGACACTGCCAACTTCCCTTACTCAGCCTATCACTACTACTGCGCTCCCGGGAACGCTCAGCACTTGGATGGCCCCACGAGCACCTGCGACCCCTATAGCAACCCTCAGGCGCAGGAGCTGGTTCAGTTGCTGCCTCACCCCATCTGGGCAAAGTACGGCTATCCCACAAAGCAAGGCGATGGTTGGATCGGAGATGCCAGAACTTGGGAGCTTGATGTTGGGGCGTTGTCTAGTAGGCTCTACTTCTATCAG GACCCCGGTACTGCTCCAGCAAGACGAACTTGGACTTCAATTGATGTGGGCACTGAAATTTTTGTCAGCAACCAAGATGAAATGGCGGAATGGACTCTCAGTGACTTCGACGTTCTTCTCACATCAGTGAAGTCATGA
- the LOC116196297 gene encoding uncharacterized protein LOC116196297 isoform X2, whose product MTMGMTRGVLWKNLLRAVNQIEPLSAGSAATRHFGQSSLRSAPGGAARSFRRSFSAELQAQLSPDLLKMMEQRLSAIERRSACLQNLINRPEISQSEYSRANKELRKLRDSMELIIELRAKQKEIDGLNSMVRESPEDREMLDMVSDELGQAMAEEKRLQNLLLKSLLPRDDADERDCILEVRAGTGGEEASLFAMDIFRMYERYSQKKGWKFEVVDIMESGIKGYKEASAAISGAGVYGKLKFESGVHRVQSISLWQRVPVTEKSGRIHTSAVSVAVLPQADQVDVQLRNEDLRIDTYRSGGAGGQHVNTTNSAVRVTHIPSGIVVSIQDERSQHMNKAKALKVLCAKLYEIERSRIHTERSKLRSEQIGSGDRSERVRTYNFPQGRVTDHRVGITHHAIDDILQGEDLDVFVDALLLQQEMDAIASFSADQ is encoded by the exons ATGACAATGGGGATGACTCGTGGGGTTCTGTGGAAAAATCTGCTGCGGGCAGTGAATCAAATCGAGCCTCTCTCAGCAGGTTCAGCTGCAACTCGTCATTTTGGACAATCAAGTCTTCGTTCAGCACCTGGCGGTGCTGCTCGTTCATTTCGACGTTCCTTCTCAGCTG AGTTGCAAGCTCAGTTATCTCCTGACCTCCTTAAGATGATGGAACAAAGGCTGTCTGCCATTGAGCGGAGGAGTGCCTGCCTTCAGAATCTCATAAACCGG CCAGAGATATCACAATCTGAGTACTCGAGGGCGAATAAGGAGCTTCGGAAACTCAGGGACTCGATGGAACTCATCATCGAGTTGAGGGCCAAACAAAAA GAAATCGATGGTTTGAATTCCATGGTGAGAGAGTCTCCAGAGGATAGGGAGATGCTTGATATGGTAAGTGATGAACTAGGACAGGCTATGGCAGAAGAGAAGAGGCTGCAGAACTTGCTGCTCAAGTCATTGCTACCAAGGGACGATGCTGATGAAAGAGACTGCATTTTAGAGGTGAGAGCAG GAACCGGTGGGGAAGAAGCTTCTTTGTTTGCAATGGACATCTTTAGGAT GTATGAAAGATACTCTCAGAAGAAAGGTTGGAAATTTGAAGTAGTGGATATCATGGAATCAGGCATCAAAGGATACAAG GAAGCTAGTGCAGCAATTTCTGGTGCTGGTGTATATGGCAAACTCAAATTTGAGAGTGGAGTACACAGAGTACAG TCAATTTCCTTGTGGCAGCGAGTTCCAGTGACCGAGAAGTCAGGGCGTATCCACACCAGTGCTGTATCTGTTGCAGTCCTTCCTCAAGCTGATCAG GTCGATGTTCAGTTGAGAAATGAAGACCTGAGAATTGATACTTATAGATCGGGTGGTGCTGGAGGTCAACACGTAAACACCACCAACAGTGCTGTTAGAGTCACTCATATACCTTCAGGAATCGTAGTTTCCATTCAAGATGAACGATCACAACATATG AACAAGGCTAAAGCACTTAAAGTTTTGTGTGCTAAGCTATATGAAATAGAAAGATCCAGAATTCATACAGAACGGTCAAAGCTTCGTTCTGAGCAG ATTGGTAGCGGGGATAGATCCGAGCGAGTTCGCACCTACAACTTCCCACAAGGGCGTGTTACAGATCATCGTGTGGGCATCACTCATCATGCTATCGATGATATATTACAGGGAGAGGATCTCGATGTCTTTGTAGATGCACTTCTTTTGCAGCAGGAGATGGATGCAATCGCTTCTTTCAGTGCTGACCAGTGA
- the LOC116196297 gene encoding uncharacterized protein LOC116196297 isoform X1 — translation MTMGMTRGVLWKNLLRAVNQIEPLSAGSAATRHFGQSSLRSAPGGAARSFRRSFSAVAELQAQLSPDLLKMMEQRLSAIERRSACLQNLINRPEISQSEYSRANKELRKLRDSMELIIELRAKQKEIDGLNSMVRESPEDREMLDMVSDELGQAMAEEKRLQNLLLKSLLPRDDADERDCILEVRAGTGGEEASLFAMDIFRMYERYSQKKGWKFEVVDIMESGIKGYKEASAAISGAGVYGKLKFESGVHRVQSISLWQRVPVTEKSGRIHTSAVSVAVLPQADQVDVQLRNEDLRIDTYRSGGAGGQHVNTTNSAVRVTHIPSGIVVSIQDERSQHMNKAKALKVLCAKLYEIERSRIHTERSKLRSEQIGSGDRSERVRTYNFPQGRVTDHRVGITHHAIDDILQGEDLDVFVDALLLQQEMDAIASFSADQ, via the exons ATGACAATGGGGATGACTCGTGGGGTTCTGTGGAAAAATCTGCTGCGGGCAGTGAATCAAATCGAGCCTCTCTCAGCAGGTTCAGCTGCAACTCGTCATTTTGGACAATCAAGTCTTCGTTCAGCACCTGGCGGTGCTGCTCGTTCATTTCGACGTTCCTTCTCAGCTG TGGCAGAGTTGCAAGCTCAGTTATCTCCTGACCTCCTTAAGATGATGGAACAAAGGCTGTCTGCCATTGAGCGGAGGAGTGCCTGCCTTCAGAATCTCATAAACCGG CCAGAGATATCACAATCTGAGTACTCGAGGGCGAATAAGGAGCTTCGGAAACTCAGGGACTCGATGGAACTCATCATCGAGTTGAGGGCCAAACAAAAA GAAATCGATGGTTTGAATTCCATGGTGAGAGAGTCTCCAGAGGATAGGGAGATGCTTGATATGGTAAGTGATGAACTAGGACAGGCTATGGCAGAAGAGAAGAGGCTGCAGAACTTGCTGCTCAAGTCATTGCTACCAAGGGACGATGCTGATGAAAGAGACTGCATTTTAGAGGTGAGAGCAG GAACCGGTGGGGAAGAAGCTTCTTTGTTTGCAATGGACATCTTTAGGAT GTATGAAAGATACTCTCAGAAGAAAGGTTGGAAATTTGAAGTAGTGGATATCATGGAATCAGGCATCAAAGGATACAAG GAAGCTAGTGCAGCAATTTCTGGTGCTGGTGTATATGGCAAACTCAAATTTGAGAGTGGAGTACACAGAGTACAG TCAATTTCCTTGTGGCAGCGAGTTCCAGTGACCGAGAAGTCAGGGCGTATCCACACCAGTGCTGTATCTGTTGCAGTCCTTCCTCAAGCTGATCAG GTCGATGTTCAGTTGAGAAATGAAGACCTGAGAATTGATACTTATAGATCGGGTGGTGCTGGAGGTCAACACGTAAACACCACCAACAGTGCTGTTAGAGTCACTCATATACCTTCAGGAATCGTAGTTTCCATTCAAGATGAACGATCACAACATATG AACAAGGCTAAAGCACTTAAAGTTTTGTGTGCTAAGCTATATGAAATAGAAAGATCCAGAATTCATACAGAACGGTCAAAGCTTCGTTCTGAGCAG ATTGGTAGCGGGGATAGATCCGAGCGAGTTCGCACCTACAACTTCCCACAAGGGCGTGTTACAGATCATCGTGTGGGCATCACTCATCATGCTATCGATGATATATTACAGGGAGAGGATCTCGATGTCTTTGTAGATGCACTTCTTTTGCAGCAGGAGATGGATGCAATCGCTTCTTTCAGTGCTGACCAGTGA
- the LOC116196297 gene encoding uncharacterized protein LOC116196297 isoform X3: MTMGMTRGVLWKNLLRAVNQIEPLSAGSAATRHFGQSSLRSAPGGAARSFRRSFSAVAELQAQLSPDLLKMMEQRLSAIERRSACLQNLINRPEISQSEYSRANKELRKLRDSMELIIELRAKQKEIDGLNSMVRESPEDREMLDMVSDELGQAMAEEKRLQNLLLKSLLPRDDADERDCILEVRAGTGGEEASLFAMDIFRMYERYSQKKGWKFEVVDIMESGIKGYKEASAAISGAGVYGKLKFESGVHRVQRVPVTEKSGRIHTSAVSVAVLPQADQVDVQLRNEDLRIDTYRSGGAGGQHVNTTNSAVRVTHIPSGIVVSIQDERSQHMNKAKALKVLCAKLYEIERSRIHTERSKLRSEQIGSGDRSERVRTYNFPQGRVTDHRVGITHHAIDDILQGEDLDVFVDALLLQQEMDAIASFSADQ, from the exons ATGACAATGGGGATGACTCGTGGGGTTCTGTGGAAAAATCTGCTGCGGGCAGTGAATCAAATCGAGCCTCTCTCAGCAGGTTCAGCTGCAACTCGTCATTTTGGACAATCAAGTCTTCGTTCAGCACCTGGCGGTGCTGCTCGTTCATTTCGACGTTCCTTCTCAGCTG TGGCAGAGTTGCAAGCTCAGTTATCTCCTGACCTCCTTAAGATGATGGAACAAAGGCTGTCTGCCATTGAGCGGAGGAGTGCCTGCCTTCAGAATCTCATAAACCGG CCAGAGATATCACAATCTGAGTACTCGAGGGCGAATAAGGAGCTTCGGAAACTCAGGGACTCGATGGAACTCATCATCGAGTTGAGGGCCAAACAAAAA GAAATCGATGGTTTGAATTCCATGGTGAGAGAGTCTCCAGAGGATAGGGAGATGCTTGATATGGTAAGTGATGAACTAGGACAGGCTATGGCAGAAGAGAAGAGGCTGCAGAACTTGCTGCTCAAGTCATTGCTACCAAGGGACGATGCTGATGAAAGAGACTGCATTTTAGAGGTGAGAGCAG GAACCGGTGGGGAAGAAGCTTCTTTGTTTGCAATGGACATCTTTAGGAT GTATGAAAGATACTCTCAGAAGAAAGGTTGGAAATTTGAAGTAGTGGATATCATGGAATCAGGCATCAAAGGATACAAG GAAGCTAGTGCAGCAATTTCTGGTGCTGGTGTATATGGCAAACTCAAATTTGAGAGTGGAGTACACAGAGTACAG CGAGTTCCAGTGACCGAGAAGTCAGGGCGTATCCACACCAGTGCTGTATCTGTTGCAGTCCTTCCTCAAGCTGATCAG GTCGATGTTCAGTTGAGAAATGAAGACCTGAGAATTGATACTTATAGATCGGGTGGTGCTGGAGGTCAACACGTAAACACCACCAACAGTGCTGTTAGAGTCACTCATATACCTTCAGGAATCGTAGTTTCCATTCAAGATGAACGATCACAACATATG AACAAGGCTAAAGCACTTAAAGTTTTGTGTGCTAAGCTATATGAAATAGAAAGATCCAGAATTCATACAGAACGGTCAAAGCTTCGTTCTGAGCAG ATTGGTAGCGGGGATAGATCCGAGCGAGTTCGCACCTACAACTTCCCACAAGGGCGTGTTACAGATCATCGTGTGGGCATCACTCATCATGCTATCGATGATATATTACAGGGAGAGGATCTCGATGTCTTTGTAGATGCACTTCTTTTGCAGCAGGAGATGGATGCAATCGCTTCTTTCAGTGCTGACCAGTGA